Proteins from a genomic interval of Benincasa hispida cultivar B227 chromosome 7, ASM972705v1, whole genome shotgun sequence:
- the LOC120081598 gene encoding proline-rich receptor-like protein kinase PERK9 isoform X2, with protein MAAVSPAPNSSPSPASPSTPFLPPPVASNSPPSSPSPSPPQQSPPSNPSDSATPTSSPPPPSRQPSATSPPPASESPPPSTPALSPPPATPPPTPSNAPPPSTPDPPPPPSATPPTPSNPSPNSSPPPAAEPPQSPPPPQSSKPPENSPPPPPPPSQANPPANPSPPPQPTNPPENSPPMPPSAPPETSPPSPASIPPRNSPPPPRLTPPPGEPSPSSPPPMSSPPPSPAPPPPSRLSPPLRSKPPTLPSGNRTDNDSGPSDGGANSNSNSNGGISSGGVIAIGVVAGILVLSIIGFVVWYIRKPRKNDSGRGGYIMPSSLGSSPKSVHQDIHGSGSGSGNGSGGIYTPKEVGGLGSSRPLFTYEELFKATNAFSTQNLLGEGGFGSVYKGYLPDGRVVAVKELKIGGGQGELEFKAEVEIIGRVHHRHLVSLVGYCISEHQRLLVYDYVSNNSLYYHLHLKGDGELVLEWARRIKIAAGAARGIAYLHEDCHPRIIHRDIKSSNILLDENFEARVSDFGLAKLALDEQTHITTRVVGTFGYVAPEYASSGKLTERSDVFSFGVVLLELITGRKAVDASQPMGNESLVEWARPLLNHALDNQDFEKLVDPKLERNYVESEMLKMIGIAAACVRHASAKRPQMGQVVRAFDSLATADLSNGMRFGESQAFDSGQQSAEIRFFRMLAFGNQDYSSDFYSQGSSKA; from the exons ATGGCGGCCGTATCACCGGCGCCTAATTCATCTCCGTCGCCGGCTTCTCCCTCCACTCCATTTCTGCCGCCTCCTGTCGCATCTAATTCCCCACCCagta gtccgtCACCGTCGCCGCCGCAACAATCGCCTCCTTCGAATCCGTCTGACTCCGCTACTCCTACTTCATCTCCTCCGCCGCCGTCTCGTCAACCATCTGCTACTTCACCTCCACCTGCATCTGAATCTCCGCCGCCATCAACACCTGCATTGTCTCCTCCGCCGGCAACTCCACCACCAACTCCATCCAATGCTCCACCCCCATCAACACCGGACCCTCCACCACCCCCATCAGCAACCCCACCAACACCATCTAATCCCTCACCAAATTCATCTCCACCTCCTGCAGCAGAGCCTCCTCAATCCCCTCCTCCACCACAATCATCAAAACCACCTGAAAACTCCCCTCcgccaccaccaccaccatcaCAAGCAAACCCGCCGGCTAATCCATCGCCGCCGCCACAACCCACAAACCCACCTGAGAATTCACCTCCTATGCCACCTTCAGCACCTCCAGAAACCTCACCTCCTTCCCCAGCATCAATACCTCCTAGAAATTCACCTCCACCCCCAAGGCTTACTCCTCCTCCCGGTGAGCCCTCACCCTCAAGTCCTCCTCCTATGTCATCGCCGCCCCCATCTCCTGCACCACCTCCGCCGTCACGTCTTTCTCCTCCATTACGGTCTAAACCCCCAACATTGCCGTCAGGAAATCGCACGGACAATGATTCTGGTCCCAGTGATGGAGGAGCAAACTCGAATTCCAACAGCAATGGAGGGATCAGTAGTGGGGGTGTGATCGCCATTGGAGTAGTGGCAGGAATTCTAGTGCTTTCCATAATTGGGTTTGTTGTATGGTACATCAGGAAGCCAAGGAAAAATGATTCTGGGCGTGGAGGTTACATTATGCCATCCTCTCTCGGCTCCTCTCCTAAGTCGG TTCATCAAGACATACATGGCAGTGGCAGTGGCAGTGGCAATGGCAGTGGTGGAATATACACTCCAAAAGAGGTCGGTGGGTTGGGCAGTTCGAGGCCATTGTTTACAtatgaagaactcttcaaagcaacaaatgcattttcaactcaGAACCTTTTAGGAGAAGGAGGATTTGGTTCTGTTTATAAAGGATATCTACCAGATGGAAGAGTGGTTGCAGTGAAGGAGCTAAAGATTGGTGGTGGCCAGGGTGAGCTAGaattcaaagctgaagttgagaTTATTGGTCGCGTACACCACCGCCATTTGGTTTCTCTTGTGGGCTACTGTATTTCAGAGCATCAAAGGTTGCTGGTCTATGATTATGTCTCTAACAATTCCCTTTACTACCATCTTCATCTCAAAG GGGATGGTGAGCTCGTTCTGGAATGGGCAAGGCGCATCAAGATCGCAGCTGGTGCAGCCCGGGGAATTGCTTATCTTCATGAAGACT GCCATCCTCGAATTATCCACCGTGATATCAAATCTTCAAACATTCTTCTAGACGAAAATTTTGAAGCTCGG GTTTCAGACTTTGGGCTCGCTAAATTAGCTCTCGACGAACAAACTCATATAACAACCCGTGTTGTGGGAACTTTTGG ATATGTTGCCCCTGAATATGCATCGAGTGGAAAGTTAACTGAGAGATCAGatgtattttcttttggagttgTACTTCTTGAGCTGATTACTGGTCGGAAGGCTGTGGATGCATCCCAACCAATGGGGAACGAGAGCCTTGTTGAATGG GCTCGGCCATTACTAAACCATGCACTTGACAACCAAGATTTCGAAAAATTGGTGGACCCAAAGCTTGAAAGGAACTATGTTGAGAGTGAAATGTTGAAGATGATAGGAATAGCTGCTGCTTGCGTGCGGCATGCGTCTGCCAAGAGACCGCAGATGGGACAG GTTGTTAGAGCTTTTGATAGTTTAGCCACTGCAGATTTAAGTAATGGAATGAGATTCGGGGAGAGTCAAGCTTTCGACTCCGGTCAACAATCTGCCGAAATCAGATTTTTCCGAATGCTGGCATTCGGTAACCAAGATTACAGTTCAGACTTTTATAGTCAAGGTAGCTCAAAGGCCTGA
- the LOC120081598 gene encoding proline-rich receptor-like protein kinase PERK9 isoform X1: MAAVSPAPNSSPSPASPSTPFLPPPVASNSPPSSPSPSPPQQSPPSNPSDSATPTSSPPPPSRQPSATSPPPASESPPPSTPALSPPPATPPPTPSNAPPPSTPDPPPPPSATPPTPSNPSPNSSPPPAAEPPQSPPPPQSSKPPENSPPPPPPPSQANPPANPSPPPQPTNPPENSPPMPPSAPPETSPPSPASIPPRNSPPPPRLTPPPGEPSPSSPPPMSSPPPSPAPPPPSRLSPPLRSKPPTLPSGNRTDNDSGPSDGGANSNSNSNGGISSGGVIAIGVVAGILVLSIIGFVVWYIRKPRKNDSGRGGYIMPSSLGSSPKSETSLMKVHSTVHQDIHGSGSGSGNGSGGIYTPKEVGGLGSSRPLFTYEELFKATNAFSTQNLLGEGGFGSVYKGYLPDGRVVAVKELKIGGGQGELEFKAEVEIIGRVHHRHLVSLVGYCISEHQRLLVYDYVSNNSLYYHLHLKGDGELVLEWARRIKIAAGAARGIAYLHEDCHPRIIHRDIKSSNILLDENFEARVSDFGLAKLALDEQTHITTRVVGTFGYVAPEYASSGKLTERSDVFSFGVVLLELITGRKAVDASQPMGNESLVEWARPLLNHALDNQDFEKLVDPKLERNYVESEMLKMIGIAAACVRHASAKRPQMGQVVRAFDSLATADLSNGMRFGESQAFDSGQQSAEIRFFRMLAFGNQDYSSDFYSQGSSKA, from the exons ATGGCGGCCGTATCACCGGCGCCTAATTCATCTCCGTCGCCGGCTTCTCCCTCCACTCCATTTCTGCCGCCTCCTGTCGCATCTAATTCCCCACCCagta gtccgtCACCGTCGCCGCCGCAACAATCGCCTCCTTCGAATCCGTCTGACTCCGCTACTCCTACTTCATCTCCTCCGCCGCCGTCTCGTCAACCATCTGCTACTTCACCTCCACCTGCATCTGAATCTCCGCCGCCATCAACACCTGCATTGTCTCCTCCGCCGGCAACTCCACCACCAACTCCATCCAATGCTCCACCCCCATCAACACCGGACCCTCCACCACCCCCATCAGCAACCCCACCAACACCATCTAATCCCTCACCAAATTCATCTCCACCTCCTGCAGCAGAGCCTCCTCAATCCCCTCCTCCACCACAATCATCAAAACCACCTGAAAACTCCCCTCcgccaccaccaccaccatcaCAAGCAAACCCGCCGGCTAATCCATCGCCGCCGCCACAACCCACAAACCCACCTGAGAATTCACCTCCTATGCCACCTTCAGCACCTCCAGAAACCTCACCTCCTTCCCCAGCATCAATACCTCCTAGAAATTCACCTCCACCCCCAAGGCTTACTCCTCCTCCCGGTGAGCCCTCACCCTCAAGTCCTCCTCCTATGTCATCGCCGCCCCCATCTCCTGCACCACCTCCGCCGTCACGTCTTTCTCCTCCATTACGGTCTAAACCCCCAACATTGCCGTCAGGAAATCGCACGGACAATGATTCTGGTCCCAGTGATGGAGGAGCAAACTCGAATTCCAACAGCAATGGAGGGATCAGTAGTGGGGGTGTGATCGCCATTGGAGTAGTGGCAGGAATTCTAGTGCTTTCCATAATTGGGTTTGTTGTATGGTACATCAGGAAGCCAAGGAAAAATGATTCTGGGCGTGGAGGTTACATTATGCCATCCTCTCTCGGCTCCTCTCCTAAGTCGG AAACATCCCTGATGAAGGTCCATTCCACAGTTCATCAAGACATACATGGCAGTGGCAGTGGCAGTGGCAATGGCAGTGGTGGAATATACACTCCAAAAGAGGTCGGTGGGTTGGGCAGTTCGAGGCCATTGTTTACAtatgaagaactcttcaaagcaacaaatgcattttcaactcaGAACCTTTTAGGAGAAGGAGGATTTGGTTCTGTTTATAAAGGATATCTACCAGATGGAAGAGTGGTTGCAGTGAAGGAGCTAAAGATTGGTGGTGGCCAGGGTGAGCTAGaattcaaagctgaagttgagaTTATTGGTCGCGTACACCACCGCCATTTGGTTTCTCTTGTGGGCTACTGTATTTCAGAGCATCAAAGGTTGCTGGTCTATGATTATGTCTCTAACAATTCCCTTTACTACCATCTTCATCTCAAAG GGGATGGTGAGCTCGTTCTGGAATGGGCAAGGCGCATCAAGATCGCAGCTGGTGCAGCCCGGGGAATTGCTTATCTTCATGAAGACT GCCATCCTCGAATTATCCACCGTGATATCAAATCTTCAAACATTCTTCTAGACGAAAATTTTGAAGCTCGG GTTTCAGACTTTGGGCTCGCTAAATTAGCTCTCGACGAACAAACTCATATAACAACCCGTGTTGTGGGAACTTTTGG ATATGTTGCCCCTGAATATGCATCGAGTGGAAAGTTAACTGAGAGATCAGatgtattttcttttggagttgTACTTCTTGAGCTGATTACTGGTCGGAAGGCTGTGGATGCATCCCAACCAATGGGGAACGAGAGCCTTGTTGAATGG GCTCGGCCATTACTAAACCATGCACTTGACAACCAAGATTTCGAAAAATTGGTGGACCCAAAGCTTGAAAGGAACTATGTTGAGAGTGAAATGTTGAAGATGATAGGAATAGCTGCTGCTTGCGTGCGGCATGCGTCTGCCAAGAGACCGCAGATGGGACAG GTTGTTAGAGCTTTTGATAGTTTAGCCACTGCAGATTTAAGTAATGGAATGAGATTCGGGGAGAGTCAAGCTTTCGACTCCGGTCAACAATCTGCCGAAATCAGATTTTTCCGAATGCTGGCATTCGGTAACCAAGATTACAGTTCAGACTTTTATAGTCAAGGTAGCTCAAAGGCCTGA